A single Paenibacillus kribbensis DNA region contains:
- the narI gene encoding respiratory nitrate reductase subunit gamma, producing MTGIFWWVVFPYLTLAVMIFGLLYRFAFRQVSWTAPSTEIFEKKWLRIGSTVFHYGIIFAFVGHIMGVLIPRSVYHFFGISDETYHIFAIAGGGFAGLMVVVGLVLLLLRKILNRRVRAHAGFGDYFAVSLVLIIAAIGTYMTIVYNTTVVTYEYRTTIGPWFRSLFTFNPQYGLMATVPFVFQLHIILAFLLFASIPFTHLVHMFSFPARYPARAPQQYRSRNSYRRRERT from the coding sequence ATGACTGGTATCTTTTGGTGGGTCGTGTTTCCCTATCTCACCTTGGCGGTGATGATCTTCGGCTTGCTCTATCGGTTTGCTTTTCGTCAGGTCAGCTGGACGGCTCCTTCCACGGAGATTTTTGAAAAAAAATGGCTCAGAATCGGTTCGACTGTGTTCCATTACGGGATCATTTTCGCGTTTGTTGGCCATATCATGGGTGTGTTGATCCCGCGCAGTGTTTATCATTTCTTCGGCATATCCGATGAGACCTATCATATATTTGCGATCGCGGGGGGCGGTTTTGCCGGTCTGATGGTCGTCGTCGGTCTGGTTCTTCTGCTCCTGCGCAAAATCCTGAACCGCCGGGTAAGAGCCCATGCGGGTTTTGGCGATTATTTTGCAGTAAGTTTAGTCCTGATCATCGCTGCCATCGGCACCTATATGACCATCGTGTATAATACGACGGTGGTGACTTATGAATACCGTACGACCATCGGGCCTTGGTTTCGCAGCCTATTCACCTTCAATCCGCAATACGGGTTGATGGCCACGGTTCCTTTCGTGTTTCAGCTTCACATCATCCTGGCGTTTCTTCTGTTCGCTTCCATTCCGTTTACCCATCTGGTCCATATGTTTTCTTTTCCCGCACGTTATCCGGCGAGAGCCCCGCAGCAGTACCGTTCCAGAAACAGCTACCGGAGACGGGAGAGAACCTAA
- the narH gene encoding nitrate reductase subunit beta, with amino-acid sequence MRIKAQVAMVMNLDKCIGCHTCSVTCKNTWTNRPGTEYMWYNNVETRPGPGYPREWEDLRKFKGGWVLRNGKLSLRAGGPITKLANIFYNPNMASLDNFYEPWTYDYDSLIHSPKRKHLPVARPVSLITGEYMDKPNWGPNWDDDLAGGSEIVPLDPNVKQLQEHIAMEYEKTFMMYLPRICEHCLNPSCVASCPSGALYKREEDGIVLVDQDACRGWRFCTNGCPYHKVYYNWNTHKAEKCNFCYPRTEAGLATVCSETCVGRIRYIGVVFYDADRAKAAASVENPQDLYESQLSVFLDPFEPEVIKEARRSGINDSWIDAAQRSPIYKLAMKWKVALPLHPEYRTLPMVWYVPPLSPIMNHIEEDELQTDHYIPAVDQMRIPMEYLASLLTAGDTSVIRRVLLKMTAMRVHRRQRAVGGMDDLRHSQLLEEAGMTVEEIEEMTRLFAVAKYNERFVIPTARREMDGAKELHYKQGACSIESITPSSAVMSHLFPREDH; translated from the coding sequence TTGAGGATTAAAGCACAAGTCGCCATGGTCATGAACCTGGACAAATGCATCGGCTGCCATACCTGTTCGGTGACCTGCAAGAACACGTGGACCAATCGGCCCGGAACGGAATACATGTGGTACAACAATGTCGAAACCCGTCCGGGTCCCGGGTACCCTCGGGAATGGGAAGACCTGAGGAAATTTAAAGGCGGGTGGGTGCTGCGAAACGGAAAGCTGTCACTCCGGGCGGGGGGCCCGATCACCAAGCTGGCGAATATTTTTTACAATCCGAATATGGCTAGTCTGGACAACTTCTATGAGCCGTGGACCTATGATTACGATAGCTTGATTCATAGCCCCAAGCGGAAGCATCTTCCGGTCGCGCGGCCCGTATCCCTGATTACCGGCGAATATATGGACAAGCCGAACTGGGGCCCGAACTGGGATGACGACCTGGCTGGCGGAAGCGAGATCGTACCGCTGGACCCGAATGTCAAGCAGCTTCAGGAACACATCGCCATGGAGTATGAGAAGACGTTCATGATGTACCTGCCCCGCATTTGCGAGCATTGCCTGAACCCTTCCTGCGTGGCTTCCTGTCCATCCGGAGCTTTGTACAAGCGGGAGGAGGACGGTATCGTACTTGTGGATCAAGACGCCTGCCGGGGGTGGAGATTCTGTACCAATGGCTGCCCCTACCACAAGGTATACTACAACTGGAATACGCATAAGGCGGAAAAATGCAATTTTTGCTACCCGCGGACAGAAGCGGGCCTGGCCACGGTTTGCTCGGAAACCTGTGTAGGCCGGATCCGCTATATCGGTGTCGTCTTTTATGACGCGGATCGGGCCAAGGCGGCTGCTTCCGTAGAGAATCCGCAGGATCTGTATGAATCCCAGCTTTCGGTGTTCCTTGATCCCTTTGAGCCGGAAGTGATCAAGGAGGCGAGAAGAAGCGGGATCAACGATTCCTGGATCGATGCGGCACAACGCTCGCCGATCTATAAGCTTGCCATGAAGTGGAAGGTTGCTCTGCCACTTCATCCGGAATACCGCACGCTCCCTATGGTGTGGTACGTTCCGCCGCTTAGCCCGATTATGAACCATATCGAAGAAGACGAGCTGCAGACCGATCACTATATTCCCGCCGTCGATCAGATGCGGATTCCGATGGAGTATCTGGCATCTCTGCTTACGGCAGGAGACACCTCCGTCATCCGCAGGGTTTTGCTTAAAATGACCGCCATGCGTGTACACAGACGGCAGCGAGCCGTTGGCGGCATGGATGATCTCAGGCACAGTCAGCTTTTGGAGGAGGCGGGAATGACGGTGGAGGAAATTGAAGAGATGACCCGATTGTTCGCTGTTGCCAAATATAACGAAAGGTTTGTGATTCCAACTGCCCGAAGGGAAATGGATGGCGCGAAAGAGCTTCACTACAAGCAAGGGGCCTGCAGCATCGAATCCATTACCCCGTCAAGCGCGGTCATGTCACATCTTTTCCCAAGGGAGGATCACTGA
- a CDS encoding nitrate reductase subunit alpha: MAEHKNKLLEALKYLQRGEAINEGWTEESPRSRDWESLYRGRWQHDKVVRSTHGVNCTGSCSWNVYVKDGIITWETQKTDYPTTGDDFPEYEPRGCPRGASFSWYTYSPIRVKYPYIRGDLYDMWREELAVVEDPVMAWKNIVSDPKKRDRYVKARGKGGFVRADWDDACQMIASSIIHTIQQYGPDRVVGFSPIPAMSMVSYSAGTRFLSLIGGTILSFYDWYADLPPASPQVWGEQTDVPESGDWYNTKYFIIWGTNIPQTRSPDAHFMVEARYNGTKVVGVSPDYSEYEKFADIWLPAKAGTDAALAMAMTHVILKEFYVDQQVPYFMDYVKKFTDLPFLVILEEHADALRSGRFLRASDLGDAQELAEWKTVVWDVASGAPTVPGGSQGFRWDQDSRWNLDLENPDGTALDPLLSFIDEADEVALVDFPYFAEAEGGTVRRGVPVKHLPSAEGRTLKVVTVYDLMMAHAGVPRQQLPGDYPLDYNDLKPYTPAWQEAITGVKKSHCIQVAREFAENAAKTGGKSMIAMGGGTNHWYHSDQIYRSILNLVLLTGSQGVNGGGWAHYVGQEKVRPVEGWQQIAFAGDWIKPPRLQNGTSFFYFATEQFRYEAKANEEQKPSWGGRFNHMHPADVNALAVRLGWLPSFPQFNQNSIDVARQVREKGLSDDQEAVQEIARMVKEGELDFAVEHPNDPNNFPRVFFNWRSNLLGDSGKGHEYFAKHLIGADNQVLTDPSHSWRPETVKTDDVPPEGKTDLFISMDFRMTSSGLFSDIVLPAATWYEKYDLSTTDMHPFVHPFNPAVEPPWQSKSDWDAFREIAKTFSQLAEKHLPACEDVLMTPLGHDSPDEIAQDHGKIRDWRKGETEAVPGKTMPHFLLVKRDYPNVYGKMITIGPNIKKGYGTKGIKIPGDKVYGQLMERLGASKHEGIGKGQPDLFRDKQVIEAILLMSGATNGERAVEGWRSLEAKTGKKLEDISKPREEEAFTLLDITAQPRHTISTPVWSGLEKDNRRYSPFTLNTEYSIPWRTLTGRQSFYLDHEMILDFGEGLPLYLPPLEHIPFFKGEKEVPVKGKTMTIRYLTPHQKWGIHTMFTDTNQMSTLFRGWQVVWLNEKDGASIGIKDNDWIEVYNRNGVIAARAVLTYRIPEGIAYMYHAQDRTLGVPGTSITKQRGGTHNSVTRITMKPTHMIGGYAQLSYGFNYYGPTGSQRDTMTIIRPLKEVDWLED, from the coding sequence ATGGCTGAGCATAAAAACAAGCTGCTTGAAGCGTTGAAATACTTGCAGCGCGGAGAGGCCATTAACGAGGGATGGACCGAGGAAAGCCCCAGATCCCGGGATTGGGAGAGCCTATACCGCGGCCGCTGGCAGCATGACAAGGTCGTTCGGTCGACACATGGCGTCAACTGTACCGGCTCCTGCAGTTGGAATGTTTACGTCAAGGATGGCATTATCACCTGGGAAACACAAAAAACGGACTACCCGACCACGGGAGATGACTTCCCCGAGTATGAGCCCCGAGGCTGCCCGCGTGGGGCAAGCTTTTCCTGGTATACCTATAGCCCGATCCGGGTGAAGTATCCCTATATCCGCGGCGATTTGTACGACATGTGGCGTGAGGAGCTGGCCGTTGTGGAGGACCCGGTCATGGCCTGGAAAAACATCGTCAGTGATCCGAAAAAGCGCGACAGATATGTCAAGGCCAGAGGGAAAGGTGGCTTCGTCCGGGCGGATTGGGATGATGCCTGTCAGATGATCGCCAGCTCTATTATCCATACCATTCAGCAATACGGTCCGGATCGTGTCGTCGGCTTTAGCCCGATCCCCGCCATGTCCATGGTGAGTTATTCGGCAGGGACGCGCTTCCTGTCGCTGATTGGCGGGACTATCCTCAGTTTTTATGATTGGTATGCAGACCTTCCTCCTGCCTCGCCGCAGGTTTGGGGAGAACAAACAGATGTGCCGGAAAGCGGCGACTGGTATAACACCAAGTATTTCATTATCTGGGGGACCAACATTCCGCAAACCCGGTCTCCTGATGCGCATTTCATGGTGGAAGCCCGTTATAACGGCACCAAGGTGGTCGGGGTCAGCCCCGATTATTCCGAATATGAAAAGTTCGCGGACATTTGGCTGCCAGCTAAAGCCGGGACCGATGCCGCGCTTGCCATGGCCATGACCCACGTCATTCTCAAAGAATTTTACGTGGATCAGCAGGTCCCTTATTTTATGGATTATGTTAAAAAATTTACAGACCTGCCTTTCCTCGTGATTCTGGAGGAACATGCCGATGCGCTTCGTTCAGGCCGCTTCCTTCGGGCCTCCGACTTGGGCGATGCCCAGGAGCTGGCCGAATGGAAAACGGTAGTCTGGGACGTCGCTTCAGGAGCGCCAACGGTTCCGGGCGGCAGCCAGGGCTTCCGTTGGGATCAGGACAGCAGGTGGAATCTGGATCTCGAAAACCCCGACGGGACAGCGCTGGACCCCCTGTTGTCATTTATTGATGAAGCGGATGAAGTGGCTCTCGTTGACTTTCCTTATTTTGCGGAAGCGGAAGGAGGGACGGTCCGGCGCGGGGTTCCGGTAAAACATTTGCCGAGTGCGGAAGGCAGGACGCTCAAAGTCGTGACGGTTTACGACCTTATGATGGCTCATGCAGGCGTACCCAGACAGCAACTGCCGGGCGATTATCCGCTCGATTATAACGATCTGAAGCCTTACACTCCGGCTTGGCAGGAGGCGATTACCGGCGTTAAGAAATCCCATTGCATTCAGGTAGCGAGGGAGTTTGCCGAAAATGCGGCCAAGACGGGCGGAAAATCGATGATCGCTATGGGCGGAGGAACGAATCACTGGTACCACAGCGATCAAATCTATCGGTCCATTCTGAATCTGGTGCTGCTCACGGGCTCCCAGGGGGTAAACGGCGGCGGATGGGCCCATTATGTGGGTCAGGAAAAGGTAAGGCCGGTGGAGGGGTGGCAGCAAATCGCCTTTGCCGGAGACTGGATCAAGCCTCCCCGGTTACAAAACGGAACCTCCTTCTTCTACTTCGCGACAGAGCAGTTCCGTTATGAGGCCAAGGCCAATGAGGAGCAGAAACCATCCTGGGGCGGGCGGTTTAACCATATGCATCCTGCGGATGTCAATGCGCTGGCCGTAAGGCTCGGGTGGCTGCCTTCATTCCCGCAATTCAACCAGAACTCCATCGATGTGGCCAGACAGGTTCGGGAAAAAGGGCTTTCGGACGACCAGGAGGCCGTACAGGAAATTGCCAGGATGGTTAAAGAGGGAGAACTGGATTTTGCGGTGGAGCACCCCAATGATCCAAATAATTTCCCGCGTGTCTTTTTCAACTGGCGGTCCAATCTGCTTGGCGATAGCGGTAAAGGGCATGAGTACTTTGCCAAGCATTTGATCGGGGCGGACAATCAGGTGTTGACGGACCCGAGCCATTCGTGGCGGCCGGAGACGGTGAAGACGGATGATGTTCCACCGGAAGGCAAAACCGATTTGTTCATCAGCATGGATTTCAGAATGACGAGTTCAGGGCTCTTTTCGGATATCGTGCTGCCAGCAGCGACCTGGTACGAAAAATACGATTTAAGCACGACCGATATGCATCCGTTTGTCCATCCGTTTAATCCGGCTGTTGAACCGCCTTGGCAAAGCAAAAGCGATTGGGACGCTTTTCGGGAAATCGCCAAAACGTTCTCCCAATTGGCGGAGAAACATTTGCCAGCCTGCGAGGATGTTCTCATGACACCGCTCGGCCATGACAGTCCGGATGAAATCGCCCAGGATCACGGAAAAATCCGCGATTGGCGCAAGGGGGAGACGGAGGCAGTGCCCGGCAAAACGATGCCCCATTTTTTATTGGTGAAGCGTGACTATCCGAACGTGTATGGAAAAATGATTACCATCGGACCGAACATTAAAAAGGGTTATGGAACAAAGGGGATTAAAATTCCCGGCGACAAGGTGTACGGCCAGCTCATGGAGCGGCTGGGGGCATCGAAACATGAGGGGATCGGCAAAGGCCAGCCGGATCTGTTCCGGGATAAACAGGTGATCGAAGCGATTTTGCTGATGTCCGGCGCCACGAACGGGGAACGGGCCGTGGAAGGCTGGCGTTCGCTAGAGGCTAAAACCGGTAAAAAGCTGGAGGACATCTCCAAACCGCGGGAAGAAGAGGCCTTCACGCTTTTGGATATTACTGCGCAGCCCCGGCATACGATCTCAACTCCGGTCTGGAGCGGCTTGGAGAAGGACAATCGGAGATATTCGCCTTTTACCTTAAATACGGAGTACAGCATTCCGTGGCGTACTTTAACGGGCCGGCAGAGCTTCTATCTGGACCATGAGATGATTTTGGATTTTGGTGAAGGGCTGCCGCTTTATTTGCCGCCGCTGGAGCACATTCCTTTTTTTAAGGGTGAAAAAGAAGTTCCGGTGAAAGGGAAAACGATGACCATCCGTTATTTGACCCCGCACCAAAAATGGGGAATTCATACGATGTTTACCGACACCAATCAAATGTCGACGCTGTTCCGTGGGTGGCAGGTCGTCTGGCTGAACGAAAAAGACGGGGCCTCGATCGGGATCAAGGACAACGACTGGATTGAGGTATACAACCGGAATGGAGTCATCGCTGCAAGAGCGGTGCTGACTTACCGGATTCCAGAGGGAATCGCTTATATGTACCATGCCCAGGATCGCACGCTTGGCGTGCCGGGCACCTCCATCACCAAGCAGCGCGGCGGTACCCATAACAGTGTGACCCGGATTACGATGAAGCCGACACATATGATCGGCGGCTATGCCCAATTGAGCTACGGGTTCAATTATTACGGGCCGACGGGAAGTCAGAGAGATACGATGACAATCATCCGACCGCTGAAGGAGGTTGACTGGCTTGAGGATTAA
- the narJ gene encoding nitrate reductase molybdenum cofactor assembly chaperone, with protein MMEHKPVLLAACARLLGYPCEDFQEMKEELLAAVREEMKDHELASRFGQAAEAIFSVPPKELQEVYVWTFDWKEKTGLYLTAHELGDSRERGAALILLQHIVRDAGFMMPSGELCDFIPLLYELLAVRSDNVHVRALELRLAAATERIRKHLSEDSPYSGLLNFLMTDVFEVPTEEEIRMLESKRESADLDELPYPILFGMDGTARSDSDLPVYKTCNGMEV; from the coding sequence ATGATGGAACATAAGCCCGTTTTACTCGCAGCCTGCGCCAGATTGCTTGGATATCCCTGTGAGGATTTTCAGGAAATGAAGGAGGAACTGCTTGCAGCTGTCCGAGAGGAAATGAAGGATCATGAGCTGGCGAGCAGGTTTGGCCAGGCGGCGGAGGCCATCTTCTCGGTTCCTCCCAAGGAGCTTCAGGAAGTTTATGTGTGGACGTTCGATTGGAAGGAAAAGACCGGACTCTATCTGACCGCTCATGAATTGGGTGACAGTCGGGAACGTGGGGCAGCTCTGATTCTGCTTCAGCATATTGTCCGGGATGCGGGCTTTATGATGCCGAGCGGGGAGCTGTGCGACTTTATTCCGCTGCTGTACGAGCTGCTGGCGGTAAGGTCCGACAATGTTCATGTGCGCGCGCTGGAACTCCGGCTGGCCGCAGCCACGGAGCGGATTCGGAAGCATCTGTCTGAAGACAGCCCCTATTCCGGGTTGTTGAACTTTCTGATGACCGATGTTTTCGAGGTCCCTACGGAAGAAGAGATTCGCATGCTGGAGAGCAAGCGGGAGAGCGCCGATCTGGATGAGCTGCCTTACCCTATCCTGTTTGGCATGGATGGCACGGCTCGTAGCGATTCGGATTTACCCGTCTACAAAACGTGCAATGGAATGGAGGTATAA